From one Burkholderia pyrrocinia genomic stretch:
- a CDS encoding high-affinity branched-chain amino acid ABC transporter permease LivM, with product MSTVISVRRPAADASFGQALKNAMAAALLTAILTIPVLGLQLKLDGYQVVLTPHWRPVWIAVAAVFLFQLFKPWLVRAKSAVKLPAMPAMGAQQQRVVVWVLLAVGLVWPFFGSRGAVDVATLALIYVILGLGLNIVVGFAGLLDLGYVGFYAVGGYTYAMLNQYFGLSFWECLPLAAIAAATFGFLLGFPVLRLRGDYLAIVTLGFGEIIRLLANNLTSLTGGPDGISGIAKPTVFGFEMARSASVEGAKTFHELIGLEYSGEHMVIFLYLIALLLVGFTLFVTSRLIRMPMGRAWEALRDDEIACRSLGLNPTRIKLSAFTLGASFAGIGGAFFAARQGLVNPESFTFIESALILAIVVLGGMGSQLGVILAAILLTVLPEVARGFAEYRMLIFGLVMVLMMMWRPQGLLPASRPHVELPQ from the coding sequence ATGAGTACAGTCATTTCCGTTCGCCGCCCGGCCGCCGACGCTTCGTTCGGCCAGGCGCTGAAAAATGCCATGGCCGCCGCGCTCCTGACGGCGATCCTCACGATCCCGGTGCTCGGGCTGCAGCTGAAGCTCGACGGCTACCAGGTCGTGCTCACGCCGCACTGGCGGCCGGTGTGGATCGCGGTCGCGGCCGTGTTCCTGTTCCAGTTGTTCAAGCCGTGGCTCGTGCGCGCGAAATCGGCGGTGAAGCTGCCGGCGATGCCCGCGATGGGCGCGCAGCAGCAGCGCGTGGTCGTGTGGGTGCTGCTCGCGGTCGGGCTCGTGTGGCCGTTCTTCGGCTCGCGTGGCGCGGTTGACGTCGCGACGCTCGCGCTGATCTACGTGATCCTTGGCCTCGGGCTGAACATCGTGGTCGGTTTCGCGGGGCTGCTCGATCTCGGTTATGTCGGGTTCTACGCGGTCGGCGGCTATACGTACGCGATGCTGAACCAGTACTTCGGGCTGTCGTTCTGGGAGTGCCTGCCGCTTGCCGCGATCGCGGCGGCGACGTTCGGCTTCCTGCTCGGCTTTCCGGTGCTGCGGCTGCGCGGCGACTATCTCGCGATCGTCACGCTCGGCTTCGGCGAAATCATCCGCCTGCTCGCGAACAACCTGACGAGCCTCACCGGCGGCCCGGACGGCATCTCGGGCATCGCGAAGCCGACGGTGTTCGGCTTCGAGATGGCGCGCTCGGCGAGCGTCGAAGGCGCGAAGACCTTCCATGAGCTGATCGGGCTGGAATACAGCGGCGAGCACATGGTGATCTTCCTGTACCTGATCGCGCTGCTGCTGGTCGGCTTCACGCTGTTCGTCACGAGCCGGCTGATCCGCATGCCGATGGGCCGTGCGTGGGAAGCGCTGCGCGACGACGAGATCGCGTGCCGTTCGCTGGGTCTCAACCCGACGCGCATCAAGCTGTCGGCATTCACGCTCGGCGCGTCGTTCGCCGGTATCGGCGGTGCGTTCTTCGCGGCGCGTCAGGGCCTCGTGAATCCTGAATCGTTCACCTTCATCGAATCGGCGCTGATCCTCGCGATCGTCGTGCTCGGCGGGATGGGCTCGCAGCTCGGCGTGATTCTCGCGGCGATCCTGCTGACCGTTCTGCCGGAAGTCGCGCGCGGCTTCGCCGAGTACCGGATGCTGATCTTCGGTCTCGTGATGGTGTTGATGATGATGTGGCGTCCGCAGGGCCTGCTGCCCGCGAGCCGTCCCCACGTGGAGCTGCCGCAATGA
- the livG gene encoding high-affinity branched-chain amino acid ABC transporter ATP-binding protein LivG: MSANAELLKVAGLQMRFGGLLAVDGIDFDVRRDEVFAIIGPNGAGKTTVFNCVGGFYKPTGGDVVLDGHPIAGLPSHKIAVKGLVRTFQNIRLFKSLTVVENLLVAQHRKVKAGLLPGLFSTPAYRRAEKEALERAAVWLERMGLKSVANRQAGTLSYGHQRRLEIARCMITEPRLLMLDEPAAGLNPQEKIELQHLIDKLRREFGVSVLLIEHDMSLVMGVSDRILVMEHGRPIVIGTPEAVRNDPRVIKAYLGEE, encoded by the coding sequence ATGAGCGCGAATGCAGAACTGTTGAAGGTCGCCGGGCTGCAGATGCGCTTCGGCGGGTTGCTCGCGGTGGACGGCATCGATTTCGACGTGCGCCGCGACGAGGTGTTCGCGATCATCGGGCCGAACGGCGCGGGCAAGACCACAGTGTTCAACTGCGTCGGCGGCTTCTACAAGCCGACCGGCGGCGACGTCGTGCTCGACGGGCACCCGATCGCGGGGCTGCCGAGCCACAAGATCGCGGTGAAGGGGCTGGTGCGCACGTTCCAGAACATCCGCCTGTTCAAGTCGCTGACGGTCGTCGAGAACCTGCTCGTCGCGCAGCATCGCAAGGTGAAGGCGGGGCTGCTGCCCGGCCTGTTCTCGACGCCCGCGTATCGTCGCGCCGAGAAGGAAGCGCTCGAACGCGCGGCCGTGTGGCTCGAACGGATGGGGCTGAAGTCGGTCGCCAACCGGCAAGCCGGCACGCTGTCGTACGGGCACCAGCGGCGTCTGGAGATCGCGCGCTGCATGATCACCGAGCCGCGTCTCTTGATGCTCGACGAGCCGGCGGCCGGCCTCAACCCGCAGGAAAAGATCGAGCTGCAGCACCTGATCGACAAGCTGCGCCGCGAGTTCGGCGTGTCGGTGCTGCTGATCGAACACGACATGAGCCTCGTGATGGGCGTGTCGGACCGCATCCTCGTGATGGAGCACGGCCGGCCGATCGTGATCGGCACGCCGGAAGCGGTCCGCAACGACCCGCGCGTGATCAAGGCGTATCTGGGGGAAGAGTGA
- a CDS encoding ABC transporter ATP-binding protein, with amino-acid sequence MLKLEQVHTHYGAVEALAGVSIEVNKGEIVTLIGSNGAGKTTLMMTVCGTPRASSGRVLFEGKDITAMSTHQIMRQGMAISPEGRRVFPSLTVLENLKMGGFFASRHEIDDGIEHVFKLFPRLKERATQRAGTMSGGEQQMLAIGRALMSKPRLLLLDEPTLGLAPLVIAQIFDIIRTIRDEGVTVFLVEQNANKALGVADRGYVLETGRVVLADTGENLLANDRIKQAYLGG; translated from the coding sequence ATGCTGAAGCTGGAACAGGTCCATACGCACTACGGCGCGGTCGAGGCGCTCGCGGGCGTGTCGATCGAGGTGAACAAGGGCGAGATCGTCACGCTGATCGGCAGCAACGGCGCCGGCAAGACGACGCTGATGATGACCGTGTGCGGCACGCCGCGCGCCTCGTCGGGCCGCGTGCTGTTCGAGGGCAAGGACATCACCGCGATGTCGACGCACCAGATCATGCGGCAGGGGATGGCGATTTCGCCGGAAGGGCGGCGCGTGTTTCCGAGCCTGACGGTGCTCGAGAACCTGAAGATGGGCGGGTTCTTCGCGAGCCGTCACGAGATCGACGACGGGATCGAGCATGTGTTCAAGCTGTTTCCGCGCTTGAAGGAGCGTGCGACGCAGCGGGCCGGCACGATGTCGGGCGGCGAGCAGCAGATGCTGGCGATCGGTCGCGCGCTGATGAGCAAGCCGCGTCTGCTGCTGCTCGACGAACCGACGCTCGGCCTCGCGCCGCTCGTGATCGCGCAGATTTTCGACATCATCCGGACGATTCGCGACGAAGGCGTCACGGTGTTCCTCGTCGAGCAGAACGCGAACAAGGCGCTGGGCGTGGCCGATCGTGGGTATGTGCTTGAAACGGGGCGCGTGGTGCTCGCCGATACGGGCGAGAACCTGCTCGCGAACGACCGGATCAAGCAGGCGTACCTCGGCGGTTGA
- a CDS encoding nucleotidyltransferase domain-containing protein, producing MLRSIASTLFSDYRRRVLGLLLLRPDQALHVREIARLTGTTPGTLHKELSKLAEAGILSRDRQGNQVVYRANRSCPIYEELASIMRKTSGMGDVLAEALLPCAEQIAVAFVFGSVARGQETADSDVDVMVIGSVGFAAVVGMLYDAQATLGRDINPQVLSPDEFRAGVDRQDAFLRDVLGKPKIFLIGSDDDLAELTRR from the coding sequence ATGCTACGATCTATTGCCTCGACCCTATTTAGCGACTACCGGCGCCGTGTGCTGGGCCTGCTCCTGTTGCGGCCTGATCAGGCGTTACACGTTCGCGAAATTGCCCGTTTGACGGGCACAACCCCCGGTACCCTGCATAAGGAACTGAGCAAACTGGCCGAAGCCGGTATCTTGAGCCGGGATCGACAGGGAAATCAGGTTGTTTATCGCGCCAATCGAAGCTGTCCGATCTATGAGGAGCTGGCTTCGATCATGCGAAAGACCTCGGGCATGGGTGACGTGCTGGCTGAAGCACTGCTGCCTTGCGCCGAGCAAATCGCCGTGGCGTTCGTGTTCGGCTCGGTCGCGCGCGGCCAGGAGACGGCGGACAGCGATGTCGACGTGATGGTGATCGGTTCGGTCGGGTTCGCTGCGGTGGTAGGAATGCTTTACGATGCTCAAGCGACATTGGGGCGGGATATCAATCCCCAAGTACTGTCGCCCGACGAGTTTCGTGCCGGTGTCGACCGGCAAGACGCATTCTTGCGGGACGTGCTTGGAAAACCCAAGATCTTCTTGATCGGTAGCGACGATGACCTTGCAGAACTTACTCGGCGTTAG
- a CDS encoding VOC family protein has product MKVKRIVANIDTQSVDDAKRFYQQIFGLDLLMDHGWIATYGNAEQMDVQISFASQGGSGTPTPGLSIEVDDLDEALSRVRSAGIPVEYGPADEPWGVRRFYVRDPFGKLVNVLAHR; this is encoded by the coding sequence ATGAAGGTCAAACGAATCGTCGCCAATATCGACACGCAGTCGGTCGATGACGCGAAGCGTTTCTATCAGCAGATCTTCGGTCTCGACCTGCTGATGGATCACGGCTGGATCGCGACGTACGGCAATGCCGAACAGATGGATGTGCAGATCAGCTTCGCATCGCAAGGCGGATCGGGCACGCCGACGCCCGGCCTGTCGATCGAGGTCGACGATCTCGACGAAGCGCTCTCGCGTGTTCGTTCAGCGGGCATTCCCGTCGAATACGGCCCGGCCGACGAGCCGTGGGGTGTCAGGCGTTTCTATGTACGCGATCCGTTCGGCAAGCTCGTCAACGTGCTGGCGCATCGCTGA
- a CDS encoding DUF2000 domain-containing protein, whose translation MFDTKVALIVRDDLAAWQKLNVVAFLATGVAAGAPQALGEPYEDAAGNRYGRMFGQPMLVFAADLNGLQGAHRQALSRELTIVPYVRAMFSTGHDAANREVFRAEDAENLDLVGLALHGPKKAVDKAVKGLALHA comes from the coding sequence ATGTTCGATACGAAAGTGGCACTGATCGTGCGCGACGATCTCGCGGCGTGGCAGAAACTCAATGTCGTCGCGTTTCTCGCGACGGGCGTCGCAGCGGGCGCGCCCCAAGCGCTCGGCGAGCCTTATGAGGATGCGGCCGGCAATCGCTACGGCAGGATGTTCGGCCAGCCGATGCTGGTGTTCGCGGCCGATTTGAATGGATTGCAGGGCGCGCACCGGCAGGCGCTGTCGCGCGAACTCACGATCGTGCCCTACGTGCGCGCGATGTTTTCGACCGGGCACGACGCGGCCAACCGCGAGGTGTTTCGCGCCGAGGATGCGGAGAATCTGGATCTGGTCGGGCTGGCGTTGCACGGACCGAAGAAGGCCGTGGACAAGGCAGTGAAAGGGCTGGCGTTGCATGCGTGA
- a CDS encoding AraC family transcriptional regulator produces MTTATKDIGTTDHWLVARRDQETGIESLHAHFNGHAYDAHDHDDMLVGFTEQGVQQFQCHRSLHTSVPGRAILIEPGAMHDGHAPEAGGFTYGMLYLPQAWVERAARRLDLPGLGGVEAAFDHTLVDDRGLVDAIRQAFLAIHGNEGRLARDQTLDRLLTRLGGELRGPLALESGVVPPAIVRVRDLLHAQMDGNLGLDELASVAGIDRFRLTRLFQRAFGASPHAYLVRLRLRAARRLLAAGRTPAQAAADVGFADQSHLGRWFRRAYRITPAAYRQMCTNVPD; encoded by the coding sequence ATGACGACTGCGACGAAAGACATCGGCACGACCGACCACTGGCTCGTCGCGCGCCGCGATCAGGAAACCGGCATCGAAAGCCTGCACGCGCATTTCAACGGCCATGCCTACGACGCGCACGATCACGACGACATGCTGGTCGGCTTCACCGAACAGGGCGTGCAGCAATTCCAGTGCCACCGGTCGCTGCATACGAGCGTGCCCGGCCGCGCGATCCTGATCGAGCCGGGCGCGATGCACGACGGCCATGCGCCCGAAGCGGGCGGCTTCACCTACGGGATGCTGTACCTGCCGCAAGCATGGGTCGAGCGCGCGGCGCGCCGGCTGGATCTGCCAGGCCTGGGCGGCGTCGAGGCCGCTTTCGACCACACGCTCGTCGACGACCGCGGCCTCGTCGATGCCATCCGGCAAGCGTTTCTCGCGATCCACGGCAACGAGGGCCGTCTCGCGCGCGACCAGACGCTCGACCGCCTGCTGACGCGGCTCGGCGGCGAGCTGCGCGGCCCGCTCGCGCTGGAAAGCGGTGTCGTGCCGCCCGCGATCGTGCGCGTTCGCGATCTGCTGCATGCACAGATGGACGGCAACCTCGGGCTCGACGAGCTGGCCAGCGTCGCCGGGATCGACCGGTTCCGGCTGACGCGGCTGTTCCAGCGCGCGTTCGGCGCGTCGCCGCACGCGTATCTGGTGCGCTTGCGGCTGCGCGCCGCGCGACGATTGCTGGCGGCCGGCCGCACGCCCGCGCAGGCGGCCGCGGACGTCGGCTTCGCCGACCAGAGCCATCTGGGCCGCTGGTTCCGCCGCGCTTACCGGATCACGCCTGCTGCCTACCGGCAAATGTGCACAAACGTTCCAGACTGA
- a CDS encoding ABC transporter ATP-binding protein gives MSQIVVEGLAKTYRIAERQPGMLGLLRRRWREVEALKDVSFSLRHGELLGFIGPNGAGKSTTIKILSGILRPTSGKVIIDGRVPFDDRIAHVARIGAVFGQRSQLWWDLPVGDGFDLLRDIYRVDSGAYRRTRDELVAMLRLERLLDQPVRQLSLGQRMRAEIAAALLHAPPILFLDEPTIGLDAPSKLAVREFVKTLNRERGVTVLLTTHDMHDIEALAERVIVIGHGRVLADQPFDALRAGVLSDRRILVDFAGDAPALDIDGTQLLRRDGRTAELAFDPRVIGAPALVARIAAEHAVEDIRVEQPAIEEVIARFYHLHGAAEA, from the coding sequence ATGTCCCAGATCGTCGTCGAAGGATTGGCCAAGACCTACCGCATCGCGGAGCGGCAGCCCGGCATGCTCGGCCTGTTGCGCCGCCGCTGGCGCGAGGTCGAAGCGCTGAAGGACGTCAGCTTCAGCCTGCGGCACGGCGAGCTGCTCGGTTTCATCGGACCCAACGGGGCCGGCAAGTCGACCACCATCAAGATCCTGTCCGGCATCCTGCGGCCGACGTCCGGCAAGGTGATCATCGACGGTCGCGTGCCGTTCGACGACCGCATCGCGCACGTCGCGCGCATCGGCGCGGTATTCGGGCAGCGCAGCCAGCTCTGGTGGGATTTGCCCGTCGGCGACGGCTTCGACCTGCTGCGCGACATCTATCGCGTCGATTCCGGCGCGTATCGCCGCACGCGCGACGAGCTGGTCGCGATGCTGCGGCTCGAACGCCTGCTTGATCAGCCGGTGCGCCAGTTGTCGCTGGGGCAGCGGATGCGCGCCGAGATCGCCGCGGCGCTGCTGCATGCGCCGCCGATCCTGTTCCTCGACGAGCCGACCATCGGCCTCGACGCGCCGTCGAAGCTCGCGGTGCGCGAGTTCGTGAAGACGCTGAACCGCGAGCGCGGCGTGACCGTGCTGCTGACGACCCACGACATGCACGACATCGAGGCGCTCGCGGAACGCGTGATCGTCATCGGGCACGGCCGGGTGCTGGCCGATCAGCCGTTCGATGCGCTGCGCGCCGGCGTGCTGTCCGATCGCCGCATCCTGGTCGATTTCGCCGGGGACGCTCCCGCGCTCGACATCGATGGCACGCAGTTGCTGCGGCGCGACGGGCGGACGGCCGAACTCGCGTTCGATCCGCGCGTCATCGGCGCGCCCGCGCTCGTCGCGCGCATCGCGGCCGAACATGCGGTCGAGGACATTCGCGTCGAGCAGCCGGCGATCGAGGAGGTCATCGCGCGCTTCTATCATTTGCACGGCGCGGCGGAGGCATAA